A genomic stretch from Helianthus annuus cultivar XRQ/B chromosome 1, HanXRQr2.0-SUNRISE, whole genome shotgun sequence includes:
- the LOC110872725 gene encoding chloroplast envelope quinone oxidoreductase homolog: MTGKMMHAVWYTRYGGGAAGLKHVEVPIPAPRKDEILLKVEASSINPIDWKIQDGFARPLLPKKFPWIPLSDVAGEVVEVGPGVKNFKAGDKIVSTLGGPSAGGGLAEYAVAKESLTVARPPEVSAADGACLGIAACAALHSLTVTGELKLEKTEPRTNVLVTAASGGVGHYAVQLAKLGNTHVTATCGARNIDFVKSLGADEVLDYRTPEGATLKCPSGQKYDLVVNCTTGIPWSTFKPNLSRTGKVIDITPGGGTFWNCAVQKLTFSKKKVLPLLVFPNAQEISFLVKLAKEGKLKTVIDSRYPLSQAEAAWAKSIEGHATGKVVVEL, translated from the exons ATGACTGGAAAAATGATGCATGCGGTTTGGTACACTCGTTACGGcggaggtgctgccggtttgaag CATGTTGAAGTCCCTATCCCTGCTCCTCGCAAAGATGAGATTCTGTTGAAAGTAGAAGCATCAAGCATAAACCCAATTGACTGGAAGATACAGGACGGCTTTGCACGCCCTCTTTTACCCAAAAAGTTTCCTTGGATACCAC TTAGCGATGTGGCAGGAGAAGTTGTAGAAGTTGGACCTGGTGTGAAGAATTTTAAAGCGGGTGACAAAATTGTTTCAACTCTT GGGGGTCCGAGTGCGGGTGGAGGGCTAGCCGAGTATGCCGTTGCTAAAGAAAGCTTAACAGTTGCAAGACCACCAGAAGTATCAGCTGCAGATGGTGCGTGTCTAGGCATTGCAGCGTGCGCCGCCCTGCACTCCCTTACTGTAACCGGCGAGCTAAAATTGGAAAAAACAGAACCACGAACCAACGTCCTAGTAACTGCCGCTTCTGGTGGTGTGGGTCACTATGCAGTCCAGCTAGCAAAACTAGGTAACACCCACGTGACCGCAACATGCGGTGCCCGCAACATCGATTTTGTTAAAAGCTTAGGAGCCGACGAGGTTCTAGACTACAGGACCCCAGAAGGAGCCACCCTCAAATGCCCATCTGGCCAGAAATATGACCTAGTGGTCAATTGTACCACTGGTATCCCATGGTCGACTTTCAAGCCCAACCTAAGCCGAACTGGGAAGGTTATTGATATAACCCCAGGTGGTGGTACATTTTGGAATTGTGCAGTGCAAAAGCTAactttttcgaaaaagaaagttCTACCGTTACTCGTGTTTCCAAATGCGCAAGAGATTAGTTTTCTTGTGAAGTTGGCAAAAGAAGGGAAACTGAAAACCGTTATTGACTCAAGATACCCTTTAAGTCAGGCTGAAGCGGCTTGGGCCAAGAGCATTGAGGGACATGCCACGGGAAAGGTGGTTGTCGAGCTGTAA